The nucleotide window ttcttttctttttttgaaaaaaaaaaatctgtctcaatatttcttatttgttgttaaaaaaattgttaattcgGCAATTGTTTTGTGATCATCTCTGTTTGAATTATTTCCAATTGCTTTACttctcttctgtttttcaaacttaaaaaagagttcaaaaaaaatggttgatgttgCCGGGAATGTTGGGGGTGCGGTGAGTCCTGTCCTTCAAGTTGGTCAGTGGTTGGCTGCTCCAATCTGCCGTCAATTTAAGTACTTGTTCAACTACAAAAGCAACTTTGACAAACTTCAAGAACAAGTTGATAAGTTGAAGAAGACAAGAGACCGAGTTCAGTGCAAGGTTACTGCAGCTAAAAGAAACAGGGAAGAGATCGAACAATAGGTTAAGGACCGGCAGAAGGATGTGGAGAAGACCATTACCGAAGCAGAGCAGTTGATTCAAGAGATGTGTAAGAGATGTGCAAGAGACCATTACCGTATGGTTACTGAAGCTGAAAGAAATGTGCAAGAGAACGAACAAGAGCTTAAGGATTTGCATGTGGATAAGACCATTACTGAAGCAGAGCCGTTGAGTCAAGAGAAAGCAAACAACCGGAGATGTTTCAAGGGATTTTGCCCCAACTTCATCTTTCACTACAAGCAAAGCAAGAAAGCTTTCAAATTAAAGCAGGATGTTATTGATCCACTCCTCCAGCAAGAAAAGGAGTTGGATCCAGTTTCCAATTCTACTAATCCACCGAAGATCTGGCTTAGATCTAGTGAAGATTATTTGGcttttgaatcaagaaactcCACAATAAAGAATGTTTGGGATGCTTAAAATGATAACAATGTCTTCATGATTGGTGTTTACGGGATGGGTGGTCTTGGGAAGACTACTCTTGTGCAAGAAGCCGGTAGGAAAGCCAAGGAGGAAAAGCTCTTTGAGGACATTGTCTTTGTTGAGGTAAAGAAACATATGGTACAATATTGTTTCTTTGTTAAGGTTTACTTTATATTGGTTCTGACTgggcagtttttttttttttgtcttgaaGATATCTGAATCTCCTAATATAGAGAAGATTCAAACAACAGTTGCAGACAACTTGGGTCTGGAATTTAAAAACAACAGTGACAGAGCAGATGAGCTATATTCAAGAATGAATGGCaagaatattcttttaattctaGATAATATTTGGGAACCTCTAGAATTTGAAAAGATGATAGGAATTCCTTGCGGAGCTGATCGTGGAAGAAATAAACTTTTGTTCACAACAAGAAACAAAGATGTGTTGGAGAAAATGGGTTCTGCAAATAATTATAGGATGGACActttaaatgaagaagaagcttggaccctatttaaaaaaatggcagGTAACTATGTTGTAGAATTCTTGTAGAAGTAAAtactttcacattttcattaatatagtttgattttggtGGAAAATGCTAATTATACCAACTAGgggtgaaaaaatgttttaagaccaaacgttgggtgggaaatgaTTTACTCGATGCAATATTTTGATTtgcatataaaagtttaatcataattGTTATAATGTAAAGGCTCTAAACTTTTTCGAACTTTGACTTTGAGAATATGTACAATTTAATAGATTTAGAACatgaataaacataaaatttccACTAAATTTGtttactaataaataattttaagaacctctttttctaaagttttttaaataaaactattttgcaTTTAAGATGttgattgtatttttttcaaacaatttgaaAGAGACACTATTCTGCTCTTATTATGTCACCAactttcgattttttttttgcaaataaaatttcaagatgaataatattttatattataaagtggaattcaattagataaaaaattcgataaatttatttggaaaaaattgaaaaccaacatttaaaacgttttttaAATCCAAAGTATACATGTAAATAGAAAATGCAATTTATATAATCCTAGATCTCTATGCAGGTAATGTTATTCAAACATGTGGATTGAATTCTTTACCAAATGATATATGTAAGGAATGTGGAGGCTTGCCGATTGTCATTTGTACTATAGCCAAAGCATTAAAGAACAAGAGACAAAAATTTCAGTGGGAAGATGCCTTGAGAGTGCTGCACACACCTGCCACAGCAAAGTTCACCAGACTTTTGGATAAGGAATATACAAAGATTAAGTTGAGTTACGATTACTTAGAAGATGAGGAGCTCAAGAAAACTTTCATAATTTCTAGTCTAAGTCTAATGGAAAATGATACTTCCATTTTAGActtattgaaaaatatcatgACCTTGGGGATACTTGAAGGAGTCAACCTAACCATAGTGGAAGCATTAAATAAACTAGAGGTCGTGGTGAACGAACTCAAAGACCGTTGTTTATTACTTGATGGTAGAAGTAAAGGAAGTTTTTCTATGCATGATGTTGTTCGTGTTGTTGCTATAACATGTGCATATATAGACTACCATGTTTATACAGAGAAAAATGACGTTGAAAGGGAATAGAAGGATAAAGATAAGCTTGGAAAATGCACAATAATCTCATTAGCTGGTAATGATATTATTACTCAACTTTGGTCTGAAGGATTAAATTGtccaaaacttgaattttttcaGGCAAGTCAGATGGGTTCTTCTTTCCAAATCCCTGAGGGCTTTCTCATCATGATGCCCAAGCTCAgagtattaaatttatttaaaatacaacAGTCATTGTTATCATTGTCAATTGACCATTTGACTAGCCTTCAAACATTGTGTTTAAATGGTAGCAAAATTGAAGATGTTGCTATTATTGGAACACTTAAGAAGCTAAAGGTCCTTAGCTTGTGAAATACTTTGATTAAGGAATTTCATACAGAAATGGGTCAATTGACACAATTAGAGGTATTAGATTTGAGCTATTGTTGGGAGTTGAAAGTTATTGCTCCAAATGTGATATCCCAATTATCCCAATTGGAAGCATTTTATATAAAGTCATGTTTTGTTAAGTGGAAGCATGAAGTACTTGAGGAATTGAAGTTCTTGTCCAAGCTCACCATTTTAGAATTGGATATTGAAGATATCAATGTGTTGcctatagattttttttctaaagagcTTAAAAGGTACAACATATCAATTGGCCAATGGTGGTGGTTTCATTTTGGAAATGACCAACTTGAGTGTTTGAGGatattacaatttaaatttaattttaccatctacttagaaaaattatatgaaatcaAGAATGTTGAAGCTTTGCTGTTGCATGATTCTTCAAATGAAGAGAATGATTATGAGGCTGCAAAAATTATTTCACAATCCAATGAAACAGAACCactttttaacaaaaaggttTGATTAACTATAACTTATTGtacttctttatttttatattcttattttcttttatgtgtATTCTCATTTGTTAACATATAGTTGTGATATTGTATAATTCATTCTAttttgggttttcttttttttttagctggtgattcaaatttttagttcagTTCCACTATTAAATACTTCTCTTCAATTTCTATATTATATAGTCTCTATCAAattgatttcatcattttatggTTGATTTTGTAGTTGATACtattagagacaaaaaaaaaaaacaaaacacattgttaatttttatggCATGTCATCTATAAATCCACgaaaactaattattattttattttttaatttttctcatgaGTTTACAAATATTGAAATGATAATTAACTTTGATTGCAGGTTATTTTCACTGATTTgatgagtttgaaattgatcAAGATCAGTTTTGGGAAGATTTGCGAGAGCCaactttcaacttcttcttatgaaaatttgacaaaattgattttggatagatgtgataaaataaaatgtgtttccatttttcatagttaaaagccTTCAACAACTCCGATCCTTGAAGATAAAGAATTGTAAGGTTTTAGAGaagattgttgaagaagaagaagaagaagaagaaggaataGAAGTTGTTAATTCTATATTTCTACATATAACTCAATTGGTGCTTCGAGATTTACCCAAACTTATTGTTTTCTATCAAGGAGCATTTGCTTTGGAATTACCTTTGTTAaaagagttagagataaaaaaatgtcCAAACTTCACTTCAAGATATGAAGGCTTCCAAGATAATAATGAGAAAGGTGAAGTTCAAGTTTCAGAGTCAAAATCCATTTGTTTGGAACATAAGGTAttaatctcatatttatttctttattgaaaaGTGTAAAAGGAAAAATCTTAAGATACACATACACACAATCACTTAAGTATatgatttttaatgttttttgttGCTTGaaccaaaatttagaaaaaattaaaataaaataactgatCAAGTGAATTTGGatacattattataaaaatcttgtcaattaaatatattatagtacaaagtttaaaaattccaatgttgttttagttttgaattagaaaaaaaaattaagaagtaatcataaatttaagattttgtaTTGTTTAAAACTCGAGTTAACATTAATATTTGTGAATTCtaggaaattaataaattaaaataattaaaagattgttttttaatttatgtggtGGATCATCTTATTTTTGTGGGCTGATATTATCTTTTGGACTTGATCTAAATTAGTTTATATCTCAAATTGGGCCTCCCTAAAAGGGTATGAATTTTGGTTTAACACACATATTCCGTAAGAAAACTCAACATGATGGCCTATTAAGCCAAAATTTATAAGTAAACCCCTCCtgcattttttatgaataattcaTTACTCGGCAgttaataatttcatatttaaactaCTTATACTCATATTTTGAAGTTAGAATATCTTAATAATAGTATAATTTCcactattatatttatattacaaatttgatttattttcttatttaaatttagctTATATATTACACATCAGATCATATGTTTCACAATTCTTTCTTTGACAATTGACACTTCCCACAATTAAAAagtattgattaattattaattaactgCATTACCATATTTCGTGAATTTAACTAgggaaattgatatttttatcactattttattccgtgtatacaaaaatgccacctatcctaaagcttaaacaaatataccacaacagtaatcaactttttcaaaataaccttctttaatctttcatgcagatattctctctcttcttctctgtaacttttttctctcttcttcctcttctttcaaagtgataaagaaaTCATGCAGAGAGATCCTTACCCTCTTtatcctcatcttcaaaaacgaaaaaagaaaggaaaaaactgaattattcagattaagaattcttcaaagtgaggatataaaaaaaaaaaaagcaacccacaaaaaaactcaaccacatccactTTATACCCTAGAAGAAATGACTatcgaagaagatcatttaacaagatttaactggaaaaaaaattagcatttaaggattaaaactgaaaaaaaatgtgtttaactgaaaaaaaaaaacgttgGCGTGAAAGTTGTTGGGAATaaaggttggcgttaacgccaacccttaatatatgtacatataaggGTGGCCTCAcctttgtataaaataaaagaaaattggtataaaaaaatagttggcTTGTTAGCATTAATTTAGGATGGGCCCACctttataaactaaaactattagTGTAAGAAAGTTGGCGTTATTATAATTTAGGGTGGGCCCACACTTTATAAAACTTAAAGCTTGGAGTAGGCAAGGGTTGGCGGAAAACGCCAACccgtataataatatatatgttattatataatataatatataattatattatataatataatatattatatattatattataatattatataatatattatattatatatgttatataatataatattataatataataatattattataatatataatattataataatatataatatattatattatatatattatattatataatattataatatatataatataattatatattataatatatattattatacggGTTGGCGGAAAACGCCAACCTTTGCCTACTCCAAGCTTTAAGTTTTATAAAGGGTGAGCCCACTCTAAATTATAATAACGCCAACTTTTGTACAccaatagttttagtttataaagGTAGGCCCACCCTAAATTAATGCTAACAAaccaactatttttttataccaattttcttttattttatacaaaggTGAGACCATCCTTATATGCacatatattaagggttggcgtttAACCCCAACCTTTATTCCCAACAACTTTCAcgctaacatttttttttcagttttaatccttaaatactaattttttttccagttaaatctTACTAAATGATtttcttcgatggtcatttcTTCCAGGATATAAAGTGaatgtggttgagtttttttgtgggttgctttttttttttttttatatcctcactttgaagaattcttaatctaaataattcagttttttcctttcttcttttgtttttgaagatgaggatgaagaggGTAAGGATCTCTCTGCATGAtttctttatcactttgaaaaaagaggaagaagagagaaaaaagttacagagaagaagagagagaatatctgcatgaaagattaaagagaggtattttgggaaagttgattattgttgtggtatatttgtttaagctttaggataggtgacatttttgtatacacagaataaaatagtggtaaaaatttcaatttctcatttAATTATGTGCAAGAAATTGCAacaattaaagttttgttttaagaTTATGATAAACTGATTGaatttcatttgtatatatttatagatcAATTCTGACTTGGAGAATTTGCATATCAATTCTGACTTGGAGAACATTCTTTTAGAGGATGATTCGAATAGAAAAGAGATTATTTGGAGGAGTGAATCTAAAACTCTTGAAATCTCCTACGCAAATATTTCAGTTGGACTCCTTCAAAGATTTTACAATCTTGAAGTTCTATGTGTAGATTCCGATGATAGATTGATGAGTCTATTGTCATTCTCAACCTATTTTCAGAATCTTAAAGTTCTAAAAATAAGGGATTGTTGCGGGTTGATAAAGAGGTTAATAACGCCTTCAATGATTAAAAGTTTGGCGCAACTAAGAGAAATGAGTATAGACAATTGTTGATTGCTTTCTGAAATAGTAGAAAATGAGGGAGATGAAACAACAactgaaattgtttttaacaatttgaataAGTTGTCACTTGAAGAATTAGATTGTCTCACATGCTTTTGTTCTGGAAATTACTCTTTCAATTTTCCATCTTTGGAAGAGTCAAGTATAAAAAGATGCCCCAATATGAAGACTTTCTCTTTAGGAAGTTTAAGCATACCAAAGTTACGCAATGTCCATTATAGGATGATGTATTGGGAAGATAAGATGAAGTTAATAGAGATTGAGGAGAATAACTTGaatacaactatacaacaaGCGAGGAAAAAATGggtatgtatttaattaattagtttaataatatttctaacgttttaagaatatatattttcttctccttattcctattaaaaatatatatataattattatctattttcaagagcaattttaattttaatttgattgacatattttttttctttaggttaACTTTGATTTGGAGAAATTGACATTAAGTGGAAGAGATATCATGTCAATTTGGCAAGGAGAGTTTGAAGAGAACTTTGACAAAGTAGAAACTCTTGAATTGATCAAGGATGAACATGCATATATTCCAATTTATATCCttacaaaatttatcaatcttaaAGAACTTGAATTGAAAGTGAGTTCATACGAAGAGGTATTCTCATATGGAGAAGGTGAGGAACATGTTGGAGCACTTGCACAATTAAGTGTTTTACAATTGCATggactttttaatttaaagtgtaTTTGGAAACAAGactttcaattcaaatcaattcttcaaaatcttcatgAATTGATGGTAGCATCTTGTCACAATTTGATGACTCTACTACCGTGTTCATcatcattcgaaaatctaacGACTTTGACAGTGACCTGCTGCAATGGATTGCAAAACTTAATTGCATCCTCAACAGCCAAAAGTCTAGTATCTTTAGAAGAGTTGGAAATAGAAGAGTGTGCAATGATGATAGAAGTATTAGCAAATGTAGGAGACAAAGaggaagatgaaattgtttttgagaaaCTTAAGGAGTTGACCTTGGTAGAATTAAAAAGTCTTACATGCTTCTATTCTGGGAAATGTGCCTtaaattttccaattttgaaaTCATTAAATGTGTTTAAGTGCTTTAAGATGAAGACTTTTTCtagagaaatattaaaaatgccACGGTTACAAAAAGTGAACAAGAAAGTTTGTATAAAAGACCCTGATTCAGTcatacaacaattacaaaatggtaTGTATTCATTTACTTAataacgtttttttttttttgtagattttttctcttttattgaattaataacaattaattctcaaaaatctttattattgattttttcttcaattaaaatCCTCTAAGTACATGCACCGAAGCTACAATATTACAGTTTATGTatcattaaagttaaaataaattgagtatATGTGCTTTTTAGGAATTGAGGTGGTTGTTGTGgaaattcttcatcttcttgtttaattgatatattacagtCATTTTAGACATTGAAAGGAATATTAATTCTCTATAGTTTTTGTTttgcaaataaattaatgtgtTATTTTTTGTGATTATAGATTGTTCAGAGTTCTGTGATAGAATGGcaaaagaatttgaagaagaagaagaagaagtagaagcagaagcagaagaagaagaagaagtagaagaagaagaagaagaagaagaagaagaagaagaaagtagaaTAATGCGAAGCGTAGAGGATGCCGAATGGTTAGTCATATTTCTTCTTAAACTTATTTCAAAAGAATTTATACATTGCctttataaattcaattgatttagaAAGTaagaataactatttcccaccagaACTTTGCTCAATAAAATTCTATCCTTTAAGTTTGAACATTTAAATTTCCCCCTGTAtgtgattttttataaaaaaaattaacgattaaaaacaatttctcaAATGGATGCCGCTTCCTTCAAATGGAACAACTCCTGAAGCTTTATTTTGATTCCACCAACACAGGCCCCTACTTCGGTCTTTCCCATCCTCGAACTCTCAAATATGgtaatttcctttcatttactAATTTCGCATTTGTTTAATTTACATTGTTTCAACACTTACAGAAGTTTAATGTCACTGTCGAGGATTCTTTAGACTTTTGTCGTCATCAGAACTCTTTTTGTACCCAATGTTGATCTATGATCATGTTTGTtatgaaattttgttgtttttgatgTAAAAAGTGATGAAGAAGCAAGTGGAATGAATGATTTGGACATAAACCAAGTGTCGTCAGGAGAAGAAGAGGACTGGAACTTGACGGCGAgcatggaagatgaagaagaaagcaaCAATGTTTGAAGGGTTGTCAAATGATCAACTGATGATAGCAACAACAGTTGAAGTTTGTCAAAGAAAGTTTCAGGCAAAACCATACATTAAACCCCGTCATAACTTcaccctttctctcttttttctttctttctttaactcaTAACACAAtctctttaaaataaatgttctAATTTCCTAATTTACTCAGTTTTGCTCCTGTTATCTTCAGCTATTTTACGTCTCTATTTGTGTGCTATCTTAGTTTGATTTCCTAATGTATTCTGTTTTGCCTCTGTTTTCTTCGCAGGTAATAGGGAAAAAGTTTCCTACTGGTTTGATGAGTTTGTTCCCCAGAAAACATCAGCTTATATAATCCAAGAAGATCTGCATATTGTAAAAATGACTGAGGGAAACACTTGAATTTTGTGCCCAATGTCTTGTTGTTGGAAACCAAGTAGGCTTACTTAAATTTGCTTAAATGAAGTTTTAATCTTAGCCTCATTATCAATTCCCCTGAGTAGTTAATAGGTacagagcttttttttttttttttctgtctgtCCAGATATAATGATGGAACTCAGTGAAAGAGAGGAGGCAGGAATTGTTCCGGATCCAGATGTAGATACTTACATGAAGGTATCTTCaacatatttttcttgtttatatctGATGTTTTGTTCTAGATGCTGTTGCTACATGTACGAAATATTCGTGAAAATGGTTGCTATAACAAGCAATTTCTGCCAAAAGACAATAAAACAACCCTTCAAACAGATCATGTTTTAAAGGTGTTTCTCTTTGTTGAAGCTGTAACCTCATTTCTTTTCTAGTTGATTTGCATCAAGCGAATGCTTTAAGTTAAAATCTTAACTGTCTTGTGACTTCCCAGGTCCTTGGTAATTTTTCATAATTGCATCAGCTCCACTTGGTAGTAATGTTTATGGAATAGATGATTCCAACTATTAGATGCCTGCTATTATAAACCTTAAAGaattaatttacattaaaatatgCAGGAGAGGTGGTTAGTCCCacaaaagtgttatttatggaTGCAATATCAAATGGTTTAGACAGTTCAACTGCATATCAGATTGTTCTTTGGCCATAGCAGCAGGTGCATATCACAGATGCTACTGTATTGATTTTACTTCCCCACTCAGTTCCAGAAACGTTTGAACTCTTtgatgacatcattttgatgcAGAAGGAAAGGTTTTG belongs to Mangifera indica cultivar Alphonso chromosome 2, CATAS_Mindica_2.1, whole genome shotgun sequence and includes:
- the LOC123208297 gene encoding uncharacterized protein LOC123208297 isoform X2; protein product: MKTFSLGSLSIPKLRNVHYRMMYWEDKMKLIEIEENNLNTTIQQARKKWVNFDLEKLTLSGRDIMSIWQGEFEENFDKVETLELIKDEHAYIPIYILTKFINLKELELKVSSYEEVFSYGEGEEHVGALAQLSVLQLHGLFNLKCIWKQDFQFKSILQNLHELMVASCHNLMTLLPCSSSFENLTTLTVTCCNGLQNLIASSTAKSLVSLEELEIEECAMMIEVLANVGDKEEDEIVFEKLKELTLVELKSLTCFYSGKCALNFPILKSLNVFKCFKMKTFSREILKMPRLQKVNKKVCIKDPDSVIQQLQNDCSEFCDRMAKEFEEEEEEVEAEAEEEEEVEEEEEEEEEEEESRIMRSVEDAEWPLLRSFPSSNSQICDEEASGMNDLDINQVSSGEEEDWNLTASMEDEEESNNV
- the LOC123208297 gene encoding uncharacterized protein LOC123208297 isoform X1 produces the protein MGQLTQLEVLDLSYCWELKVIAPNVISQLSQLEAFYIKSCFVKWKHEVLEELKFLSKLTILELDIEDINVLPIDFFSKELKRYNISIGQWWWFHFGNDQLECLRILQFKFNFTIYLEKLYEIKNVEALLLHDSSNEENDYEAAKIISQSNETEPLFNKKVNFDLEKLTLSGRDIMSIWQGEFEENFDKVETLELIKDEHAYIPIYILTKFINLKELELKVSSYEEVFSYGEGEEHVGALAQLSVLQLHGLFNLKCIWKQDFQFKSILQNLHELMVASCHNLMTLLPCSSSFENLTTLTVTCCNGLQNLIASSTAKSLVSLEELEIEECAMMIEVLANVGDKEEDEIVFEKLKELTLVELKSLTCFYSGKCALNFPILKSLNVFKCFKMKTFSREILKMPRLQKVNKKVCIKDPDSVIQQLQNDCSEFCDRMAKEFEEEEEEVEAEAEEEEEVEEEEEEEEEEEESRIMRSVEDAEWPLLRSFPSSNSQICDEEASGMNDLDINQVSSGEEEDWNLTASMEDEEESNNV